The Phycisphaerae bacterium DNA segment GTTGTGGCCGCCGTGAGCGTGGAGTAGCATGGATCCATCAAGGTCTGCGGCACGCCTGATGCCTGATGATGGTGAGGAAGGAACATGACGATGCGCAGAGCGGAAGTCGGACCATGCGGGAATATCTGTGGCGGTTGCCCGGATTTTCGGGTACTCAAGAAAGGCGACGACGCCTTTCGCCGACAGGTCGCCGCGAACCTCACCCAGGAGGTCGGACGGCCCGTATCGCCCGAGGAAGTGGGATGCGAGGGCTGCTGGGGCGGTATTCACAACGCATTGGCGGCGTCCCTGGAATGCCGGATACGACAGTGTGCGGACGGCAAAGGCTTCGCCACCTGCGCCGAGTGCGGCGATTTCCCC contains these protein-coding regions:
- a CDS encoding DUF3795 domain-containing protein encodes the protein MRRAEVGPCGNICGGCPDFRVLKKGDDAFRRQVAANLTQEVGRPVSPEEVGCEGCWGGIHNALAASLECRIRQCADGKGFATCAECGDFP